In the Pseudolabrys taiwanensis genome, one interval contains:
- a CDS encoding LVIVD repeat-containing protein, which yields MPATNPLNKSGEPVAWNFKLLAQNDLGGFGGMGEGVSLQLAKDGRRILWLAHESAPKNFTGVDVSDPRNPKVVVQTDLPQKHMRSNSLETVGDIMVVAYQTQKVGLQPAGMEIFDISVPENPRSVGFFDCSGPTSRGVHQLWFCDGEYVHMASGAPDFKPSHPNDDQFYRCIDVRNPSKPVEVGRWWMPGTSATDNVPPPPRHPLDKGYRAHNTNCYPQRPDRLYLCYIDGGMFVMDIKDKASPKVISHWTNSPPYTGFMHTAVPLFDRNLMLVTDESTEDGAKDWPKLIWVLDMRDETHPVSIATCPLPPVDAYKDRGGRFGAHNIHENVPLPQSWQNDQIVIGTFFNGGLRAYDIANPYQPKEIAAFVPPAPKGSSVGAIQLNDVFVDERGIVYTVDRFSGGLYVLEMEF from the coding sequence CGCCTGGAATTTCAAGCTGCTCGCCCAAAACGATCTCGGCGGCTTCGGCGGCATGGGCGAAGGCGTGTCGCTGCAACTGGCCAAGGACGGCCGGCGCATCCTTTGGCTGGCGCATGAGAGCGCGCCGAAGAACTTCACCGGCGTCGACGTCTCCGATCCGCGCAATCCCAAGGTCGTGGTGCAGACCGACCTGCCGCAAAAACACATGCGCTCCAATTCGCTGGAGACCGTCGGCGACATCATGGTGGTCGCGTATCAAACCCAGAAAGTCGGCCTGCAGCCCGCCGGCATGGAGATTTTCGACATCTCGGTACCGGAAAACCCGCGATCGGTCGGCTTCTTCGACTGCTCCGGGCCGACGTCACGCGGCGTGCACCAGCTCTGGTTCTGCGACGGCGAGTACGTGCACATGGCGTCCGGCGCGCCGGACTTCAAACCGAGCCACCCAAACGACGACCAGTTCTACCGCTGCATCGACGTACGCAATCCGTCGAAGCCGGTCGAAGTCGGCCGCTGGTGGATGCCCGGCACCTCGGCGACCGACAACGTGCCGCCGCCGCCGCGCCATCCGCTCGACAAGGGCTATCGCGCGCACAACACCAATTGCTATCCGCAGCGGCCCGACCGGCTCTACCTCTGCTACATCGACGGCGGCATGTTCGTGATGGACATCAAGGACAAGGCCAGTCCGAAGGTCATCTCGCACTGGACCAACTCGCCGCCTTACACCGGCTTCATGCACACCGCGGTGCCGCTGTTCGACCGCAACCTGATGCTGGTGACGGACGAGTCGACCGAAGACGGCGCCAAAGACTGGCCGAAGCTGATCTGGGTGCTGGACATGCGCGACGAGACGCATCCCGTATCGATCGCCACCTGTCCGCTGCCGCCGGTCGATGCCTACAAGGATCGCGGCGGCCGCTTCGGCGCGCACAACATCCACGAGAACGTGCCGCTGCCGCAATCGTGGCAGAACGACCAGATCGTGATCGGCACCTTCTTCAACGGCGGCCTGCGCGCCTACGACATCGCCAATCCGTACCAGCCCAAGGAGATCGCCGCGTTCGTGCCGCCGGCACCGAAAGGTTCGTCGGTCGGGGCGATCCAGCTCAACGATGTGTTCGTCGACGAGCGCGGCATCGTCTACACGGTCGACCGCTTCAGCGGCGGGCTTTATGTGCTGGAGATGGAGTTCTAG